Below is a window of Candidatus Atribacteria bacterium DNA.
AACATGAAATATGTAATCATTGCCTTGGTTACCTTTTTTGGCATCTCAATTTTTTATGGCTTAGGCCAATATAAGTCCTCCGGTAATCAAAAGCAAAGCTACTACCTTGCCGAAGTAAATAAGTCAGGAATTACTTCTAACCAACTACAAAATGCCTTTTTGAACGCTATCTCTCAATATGATGATAAAACCCTTTCCAGTTTGGATCAAGCTGCAATTGCATCTTTTAAAAAAAATATATTAAATCAACTAATTGACTATGAACTTTTATACCAGCAAGCTCAAAAAGAGAAGATTAAGATTTCAAATGAACAGATTAATTCACAAATTGACCAAATTAAAGATAATTTTTCTTCTCCCGAAGAATTCGATGGAGCTTTAAAGGCAAATAATATTACCCTCACTAAACTTAAAGAAGACATAAAACGACAATTAATGATAAATTCTGTTTTAGAGAACACCAAAAATCAAGTAAGTGTTAGTGATGAGGAATTATTAGAGTATTATAATACCCATAAAGAAAGCCTCTTTGAACCAGAACAAGTTCATGCCCGGCATATTTTGGTAGAAACCGAGGAAGAGGCAAATATGCTTCTTAAACAGCTTAAAGAAGGAATAATCGATTTTGCGGAATTGGCAAAAGAGAAGTCAACAGGTCCCTCTGCCCCAAGCGGTGGAGACCTGGGATTTTTTGCGAAAGGTCAGATGGTAAAAGAATTTGAAGATGCTGCTTTTTCGCTGAAACCGGGGGAGATTAGTGATGTAGTACATACCCAGTTCGGTTATCATATTATCAAATGTGAAGAGAAGAAAGAAGAACATTCGCCTACCTTTGAAGAAGCAAAAGCGCAAATTAATAATACTTTGAGATCCCAAAAAGAAAATGAATCGATAACAGCACTTCTCTTAAAATTAAAAGAAGAAGCTGTTATTGTTTATAATTATGATTTTGACGCAGAAATTGAAGCATTAAAAAAATCTTCTTCAGAAGAGAGCCAACCAACTCCCTCAAACTCTACCGAGCAGACAACCTCTTCAGGAGAGACAACTACCACCAATGATACTCAGGATACTTCAAATACTTCAAATAACAATTAAAGGCAAGTTCATATAATTCGAGATAGAAAAGAGAAATACTCAAAGGGGCTAAAACTTGGCCCCTTTTTTTTATGGGGATATACATAGCATATCCCACTTAGACAATATTATTTTTACAAGCTTAATTTGCTCTTCCTTTCGAAATGACAAGGGTAATTTTCTACAGGTTTCAAAAGTTATAGCAGGAATTCCGAGCTGATTATGAGCACAATAAGTAATGCTGCCTTTAATCGAGTCCACTAAAAGCTGATATTTATTATCCTTCTCATGAATTTCCCGGTTCATCTCCTCAACCAAAAAGGAACCCAAGTCCACCAAGCTTTCATCTTCGGAATCGATAACCACAGTCTGGCCATAATTTTTAGGATTCCTATGGTAAAATTCTATCGACTCGTGTAGATCAATTAATAATTTGACATTATATTTTTTTATCAAATCAAATATTTCATAAGCTATTTGTTCTACGGAATTTCCCTGGGAATTTCCGGGATAAACTCTGTTTAGATTAATATCAGAAGGATAACATCTTACGTTTTTTGCACAAGCTAAAATGTTTGCTTTGGGTATCATAATCAAAGTGCCTTTCTCAATGTTTAAATTGTCTTTTAAATATTCAGAAGCAATGATACCTGCTTTTTCATTACCATGTGTTCCGGCTACAACCATTATAACTGGTTCTTTATAATCAGTTTTAATAATGTAGACAGGTGTTTCATAATCTGTTCCTTCGCAAATATATTCAACAAAAGTAGTATGCAGTAAAGCAGTTTGAGAGAAGCAAAAAAATAGCAATATTGATAAGATAAATATTATTTTAAGAAAATGTATAGGGGTGCGGTTCTTTGTCATTTACTTATTCCCTTTGCGGATCAAACTTATTTGACTCGTTTATATATACTAATTTTCCTTAACTATCATCGGCACACTATTGTAAATATCTTCTGCTAAAAGTTCTCTCTTTTCTTCTCCGTCTTTTCTAACAATTCGGTAAGTTTTTATCTGATAACCCGGTACCCCTTCTTGAGAAACTATATTTTGGTCAACCCCTAATTTAGGATCCTTCTCTCTAATTATCTGATAATCAATTACCTTTTTATCTTTGCTAATAATTTCCACATCTGTTTTACTTTCATTTCCGCCAAAGATACTAACCTGTAATACATCTTTTAAAACTTTTGAAAAAATTACTATCTCATGGTTTGAATTATTTTTAAATTTTAGATCTTTAAATCCGTAAAATATAGCTGCATCCTGGCCCAAAGGAACGTATTTGGTTGCCTCTCCGTATACTGAATGATTATACCTCTCTACAATGGGTAGATTAGCTAAAAGAACTGCGTTATATAAAGTGCTTGATACCTGACATATTCCACCGCCATAACCATTTGCAAATACGCCATTAGCAATGATAGTGCTTTCCTTATATCCGTCTGCCTTTTCAGCGGGGCCTACATATTTATTAAAAGAAAAAATCTTTTGTGGTTCTACAACAATACCGTTTATCACTCCAGAGGCTAATTTTATATTATATATAGTATTCTCTTCTTTATTTTCTAATGAAGTAGAATATGTCCCTATTTCTTGGTTAATTGATAATTCTTCCAAAATATCTTGAGTAGTAACTCGGGGATCGATTGTAATTACCGGTAAATTGATAGTATATTTTTCTTCACTTACACTGTTTAGTGATCCCTGAATTTCTTCTTTGTATTTTTCTGAATCAAGCTTTATTCCTATTCTACTTTCAATAATTTTATTATCTTCCATATAAGCATCTTCAGGCATACGTTCGATTAGAGATCTTATCTTATTTTGAAAATTATCAAACTTCTGGGAAATGAATTCAGTCTGAAACGGCACTTCGTATCCTTTTCTCCCCACTACAATTCTGTTCTTTAGTCGCCTGAAAACATTTCCGGTACGAGCAACACTGTAAACATCATCCACCACCTGATCTAAATCAATGAAAGCTCCCAGTTCTTGATGAGGAAAAACTTTTATTTCCTGATTTTCGAATATAAATATTCTGGGAGTTTCTACTATTTTTAAAGCAATGGGCTGCAGAATCTCTCGCGCTTCTTCTTTATTTAATCCCTCTAATTTAACACTAAAAGCAGATACTCCGGATAGTATTTTATTTCTATTTCTAAATAAATCAATCCCATCAATTAAACTAATTGAAACTATAATTATTATTAAAAATAATAAAAATTTTCTTAACGTTCTGTTCTTTTTCTTCTTTGGATGATATTTCAATAAATTGTACTCCTTTTTATTTTTGTTTTTTCTTAATTTTTACTTATTTTCATTACATTAGTTTAAACTGTATAGAGGTAAATAGACAAGGGAAATAATATCTTTTTCTTTTATTTTCCTATCTTCTTTACTTTTGCTTCATGCGCTTCATATGCTATAATCGATAAGAAATATTAGTTGATAATTTATAAATATTTAGGTATAATATCTGGGACAAAATAATTGCGGGAATAGCTCAGGTGGTAGAGCGTTGGCTTCCCAAGCCAAAGGTCGCGGGTTCGAACCCCGTTTCCCGCTCCATTTTTAATACTACCAACCATATTGACCTACCAAGGGAACAAAAACACATCCGCCATAATTGGATATTTTTAATTTGCCTTTTTCTTTGACTCCCAGCAGGAGATCCTGAGAAAAAGAGTTGCCTACAGGAATGACTATCCTTCCCTTTTCGCTTAATTGCTTTATTAAACTTTGCGGTATTTCCGGAGCCCCAGCAGTAACTATAATGCCATCATAAGGAGAATATTCCTCCAGACCATTACTCCCGTCTCCTACAACAACTTTTATATTTTTTATTTCCAATTCTTTAAGTATTTTTTCTGCTCTATCCGCTAGTTGACTATGACGTTCTACAGTATAAACCATTTTTGCTAATTTAGATAAAATCGCTGCCTGGTACCCTGAACCGGTTCCTACTTCCAAAACAGTTTCCGCACCTTTTAAGGAAAGGCATTGAGTCATTAAGGCAACCATAAAAGGTTGAGAAATAGTCTGACCCATACCTATAGATAAAGGACAATCTAGATAAGCACTGTTTTTTTCTCCCTCCGGGACAAATTTTTCTCGGGGAATACTACTTATTGCTGAAAGAAGCCTTTTATCCCTAATGCCTCTTCTCTGTATCTGATGTTTTATCATCTCTTCCCGCATTTTTTCAAAATCCATAAGGCCTCTTCCTCTTATAATAATATTTACTATTTAATTTTAGAAAAAACGGTCTACTACATCATTCCCCCTGATGGTTTCTACTATGACATATACCAGCATGGCTATCAGAAATCCGAGTAACATACGAAAA
It encodes the following:
- a CDS encoding protein-L-isoaspartate(D-aspartate) O-methyltransferase codes for the protein MDFEKMREEMIKHQIQRRGIRDKRLLSAISSIPREKFVPEGEKNSAYLDCPLSIGMGQTISQPFMVALMTQCLSLKGAETVLEVGTGSGYQAAILSKLAKMVYTVERHSQLADRAEKILKELEIKNIKVVVGDGSNGLEEYSPYDGIIVTAGAPEIPQSLIKQLSEKGRIVIPVGNSFSQDLLLGVKEKGKLKISNYGGCVFVPLVGQYGW
- a CDS encoding peptidylprolyl isomerase, producing MLRALRKNMKYVIIALVTFFGISIFYGLGQYKSSGNQKQSYYLAEVNKSGITSNQLQNAFLNAISQYDDKTLSSLDQAAIASFKKNILNQLIDYELLYQQAQKEKIKISNEQINSQIDQIKDNFSSPEEFDGALKANNITLTKLKEDIKRQLMINSVLENTKNQVSVSDEELLEYYNTHKESLFEPEQVHARHILVETEEEANMLLKQLKEGIIDFAELAKEKSTGPSAPSGGDLGFFAKGQMVKEFEDAAFSLKPGEISDVVHTQFGYHIIKCEEKKEEHSPTFEEAKAQINNTLRSQKENESITALLLKLKEEAVIVYNYDFDAEIEALKKSSSEESQPTPSNSTEQTTSSGETTTTNDTQDTSNTSNNN